The Streptomyces sp. NBC_01353 genome contains a region encoding:
- a CDS encoding dithiol-disulfide isomerase produces the protein MTPVRDAQPPVVTAWSDIGCPWASLALHTLRATAAERGREVLIDHRAFPLELFNRQPTPKHIVDAEVVMLGAHRPELGWRLWDAPAWEYPSSVLPALEAVQAAKAPEVGGLRGSDQLDAGLRKAFYAEHRCIAIHSVILDIAETCPDVDARALEAALARGAGRREVYEQWHEAQGPQIQGSPHFFADGGYAAHNPGATYVFTGDLYNGGFPRLDHYDAGWAGALLDSLAAERVSDGSGPETA, from the coding sequence ATGACTCCCGTACGAGACGCGCAACCGCCCGTCGTCACCGCCTGGTCGGACATCGGCTGCCCCTGGGCCTCGCTCGCCCTGCACACCCTGCGGGCCACGGCCGCCGAGCGCGGCCGGGAGGTCCTGATCGACCACCGCGCCTTCCCGCTGGAGCTGTTCAACCGCCAGCCCACGCCCAAGCACATCGTCGACGCCGAGGTCGTCATGCTCGGTGCCCACCGTCCCGAGCTGGGCTGGCGCCTGTGGGACGCGCCCGCGTGGGAGTACCCGTCGAGCGTCCTGCCCGCCCTCGAAGCCGTCCAGGCGGCGAAGGCGCCCGAGGTCGGCGGGCTGCGCGGCTCCGACCAGCTCGACGCCGGGCTGCGGAAGGCCTTCTACGCCGAGCACCGCTGCATAGCGATCCACTCCGTGATCCTCGACATCGCCGAGACCTGCCCCGACGTCGACGCCCGGGCCCTGGAGGCCGCCCTCGCCCGCGGCGCGGGCCGTCGCGAGGTGTACGAGCAGTGGCACGAGGCGCAGGGCCCCCAGATCCAGGGCAGCCCGCACTTCTTCGCGGACGGCGGTTACGCGGCGCACAACCCGGGCGCCACGTACGTCTTCACCGGCGACCTGTACAACGGCGGATTCCCGCGCCTCGACCACTACGACGCGGGCTGGGCGGGGGCACTCCTGGACTCCCTGGCGGCGGAGCGGGTGTCCGACGGCTCGGGGCCGGAGACCGCCTAA
- a CDS encoding CrcB family protein has translation MDVRGQLPVVAAVAAGGALGAAARHGASLVWPTPAGAFPWTTFVVNMSGCAAIGVLMVLVTEVAAPPHRLVRPFLGTGVLGGFTTFSTYTLDTQRLLSAGDTARGVAYMGATVVAAMAAVWAATFATRGALARRTR, from the coding sequence ATGGATGTGCGCGGGCAGCTTCCGGTCGTCGCGGCCGTGGCGGCCGGCGGCGCCCTCGGCGCCGCCGCCCGCCACGGCGCGTCGCTCGTCTGGCCCACCCCGGCCGGCGCGTTCCCCTGGACCACGTTCGTCGTGAACATGTCCGGCTGCGCGGCGATCGGCGTCCTGATGGTGCTGGTCACCGAGGTCGCAGCCCCGCCCCACCGGCTCGTACGCCCCTTCCTCGGTACGGGCGTCCTCGGCGGCTTCACCACCTTCTCCACGTACACCCTCGACACACAGCGGCTGCTGAGCGCGGGGGACACGGCCCGCGGCGTGGCATACATGGGAGCGACGGTGGTGGCCGCGATGGCCGCCGTGTGGGCCGCGACCTTCGCGACCCGTGGCGCTCTGGCGAGGAGGACACGATGA
- a CDS encoding DUF190 domain-containing protein → MTRLAGRALRVTILLGESDTWHHRPLYAEIVHRAHEAGLAGASVFRGVEGFGASSLVHTSRLLSLSEDLPVAIVIVDTEDRVRDFLPQLDALVTEGLVILDDCEVIRYVGRERRE, encoded by the coding sequence ATGACGAGACTGGCGGGCAGGGCCCTGCGCGTGACGATCCTCCTCGGCGAGAGCGATACCTGGCACCACCGGCCGCTGTACGCGGAGATCGTGCACCGCGCGCACGAGGCGGGCCTCGCAGGCGCCTCCGTCTTCCGGGGCGTCGAGGGCTTCGGTGCGTCCTCGCTCGTCCACACCTCGCGGCTGCTCTCGCTGAGCGAGGACCTGCCCGTCGCCATCGTGATCGTGGACACCGAGGACCGGGTCCGGGACTTCCTGCCCCAGCTCGACGCGCTGGTGACGGAGGGGCTGGTGATCCTCGACGACTGCGAGGTGATCCGGTACGTGGGCCGGGAGCGGCGGGAGTGA
- the crcB gene encoding fluoride efflux transporter CrcB, whose product MNWLLVLAGAAVGAPLRYLTDRAVQSRHDSVFPWGTFTVNIVGSFVLGLLTGVSSVQTHLLLGAGLCGALTTYSTFSYETLRLYEGGAKGYAAANVAGSLAAGLGAVWLGVEAARAW is encoded by the coding sequence GTGAACTGGCTTCTGGTCCTCGCGGGCGCCGCGGTCGGCGCGCCCCTGCGCTACCTCACCGACCGTGCCGTCCAGTCGCGCCACGACTCCGTCTTCCCCTGGGGCACCTTCACGGTCAACATCGTCGGATCGTTCGTCCTCGGCCTGCTGACCGGAGTCTCCTCCGTCCAGACACACCTGCTGCTCGGAGCCGGCCTGTGCGGGGCGCTGACGACGTACTCCACCTTCTCCTACGAGACGTTGAGGCTGTACGAGGGCGGGGCGAAGGGGTACGCGGCGGCGAACGTGGCCGGGAGTCTGGCCGCCGGACTCGGGGCCGTATGGCTGGGAGTGGAGGCCGCACGGGCCTGGTGA